In the genome of Croceimicrobium hydrocarbonivorans, one region contains:
- the lptC gene encoding LPS export ABC transporter periplasmic protein LptC, with protein sequence MRFKLHNLKSIATLVAMLFLWTACENEVKEVQALARDERIPMEVQRDFVLRYSDSSYYRMELMAPLAESYPQLDIPQREFREGINVRFLDALGQETSRLRAEYALQLIDKDLWEARGDVVVVNEKGEQLNTEKLFWDARTEKIYSDEFVKITTKDQIIMGEGFQADQNFSSYELDRVTGQLNIEDDAS encoded by the coding sequence ATGCGATTCAAGCTTCATAATCTTAAGAGCATCGCTACCTTAGTGGCGATGCTTTTTTTATGGACTGCCTGTGAAAACGAGGTAAAGGAGGTACAAGCCCTAGCTCGCGATGAACGTATTCCTATGGAAGTACAGCGTGATTTTGTACTTCGCTATTCCGATAGTAGTTATTACCGGATGGAATTAATGGCGCCATTGGCGGAAAGCTATCCTCAATTGGATATTCCACAGCGTGAGTTTCGTGAAGGAATAAATGTGCGATTTTTGGATGCCCTCGGACAGGAAACTAGCAGACTACGTGCCGAATACGCCCTACAGCTCATCGATAAAGATCTATGGGAAGCCCGAGGGGATGTAGTGGTGGTAAATGAAAAGGGTGAGCAGCTGAACACCGAAAAACTCTTTTGGGATGCCCGCACCGAAAAGATTTACAGCGATGAATTTGTGAAGATCACCACCAAAGATCAAATTATCATGGGGGAGGGTTTTCAAGCGGACCAGAACTTTAGTAGCTACGAATTGGATCGGGTAACCGGCCAGCTAAATATTGAGGACGATGCTTCTTAG
- a CDS encoding nucleotidyl transferase AbiEii/AbiGii toxin family protein, giving the protein MTKAIYELQVELLLKVLPEIAKESCFALHGGTAINLFVREMPRLSVDIDLTYIPIEDRNTSLQNIFEALARLKANIERALPASFVQHQREISKLQISDHHAQIKIEVNQTNRGIYAPPQKLILCDIAQEKFDAFCDIPVVSMGQLYGGKLCAALDRQHPRDLFDVKLLLENEGFTDDIKKGFLLALLSSNRPIHELLNPNLSDQQQAFENQFDGMAMIPFTYKDYETTREVLIRTVNQCLNEADKQFLLSVKKLRPDWQIYDFEQFPSVQWKLQNLKKLRQRNLDKYQKLYENLEEHLFSKS; this is encoded by the coding sequence ATGACCAAAGCAATTTATGAGTTACAAGTAGAACTCTTGCTTAAAGTACTCCCGGAGATAGCCAAAGAATCTTGCTTTGCCTTACATGGTGGTACGGCTATCAACCTTTTTGTAAGGGAAATGCCTCGTCTTTCTGTAGATATCGACCTTACGTACATTCCAATTGAAGATAGAAACACATCTCTACAAAATATATTTGAAGCGCTAGCCCGCTTAAAGGCTAATATCGAAAGAGCGCTACCTGCATCCTTTGTTCAGCATCAGCGGGAAATCTCCAAACTTCAGATTTCAGACCATCACGCTCAGATAAAAATAGAAGTGAATCAAACCAACCGGGGTATTTACGCCCCTCCCCAAAAACTCATATTGTGCGATATAGCCCAAGAAAAGTTTGATGCATTTTGTGATATTCCGGTGGTTTCAATGGGTCAACTTTATGGTGGAAAATTGTGCGCAGCTCTTGACAGGCAACATCCAAGAGATTTGTTTGATGTAAAGCTTTTGTTGGAGAATGAGGGATTCACTGATGATATAAAAAAAGGTTTTCTTCTGGCTCTCTTAAGTAGTAATCGACCTATCCACGAATTGTTAAATCCAAATCTCAGCGATCAACAACAAGCTTTTGAAAATCAATTTGACGGAATGGCCATGATTCCTTTCACTTACAAAGATTATGAAACTACAAGGGAGGTGCTTATCCGCACAGTAAATCAATGCCTAAATGAAGCTGATAAACAATTTCTACTTAGTGTAAAAAAACTAAGACCTGATTGGCAGATCTATGATTTTGAACAATTTCCTTCGGTTCAATGGAAACTGCAAAACCTTAAAAAGCTTCGGCAAAGAAATCTTGATAAGTACCAGAAACTATACGAGAATCTTGAAGAACACCTATTCTCTAAATCATAA
- a CDS encoding M28 family peptidase has translation MRNLLFSCTLLFFGSLSAQSLSSPEVLNILKGQYNPGQYSASTAIKASDQIACELLNRVSADSLSLNLQILSSFATRHAWSDTTSANYGIGATRRWIYSEFQKYSRLNENRLRPAYFTFDVLNNTCGDLHGTRNVLGVLPGADTTDSSIILIMAHMDSRCEARCDSNCFAPGADDNGSGTVLVMELARVLSRYTFDHTLVFMLTNGEEQGLLGARAFSDYCVSQNIAVKAVLNNDIVGGTICGQTASPPGCSPAGDIDSIRIRMYANPLSDRNTYQGYARSVKMNFDEKLQPNFQIKPEIELVNLEDRSGRGGDHIAFRENGFLNLRFSSAHEHGNGNPLGTPNYKDHQHTGLDEIGVDLDSNGTIDSFYVDFHYLQRNVIINGASAAMIAAAPETPNFTLHNESTGLRIEVLDSDLAFEYRVGVKNSAGAVYDSVYRFQGRNFVIPSLQANQLYLIGLAALDSNGIMSPFSQDEREVAPISTAAGQLDPMPYQFNCMQVSLQEWSQYPEGNGLEVLPPRPNPSKGESQLWFWVKDSQWEGPAQLKVYDYQGRKVHQEPIILEYGANSIRYQHSAKNGMFYYFLEQEGRRSISQRLLVERS, from the coding sequence ATGAGGAATTTACTATTCAGTTGTACACTATTATTTTTCGGGTCGCTTTCGGCTCAAAGCCTTTCCAGCCCTGAAGTTTTAAATATCCTGAAGGGGCAATACAATCCAGGCCAATATTCTGCTAGTACGGCAATTAAGGCCAGTGATCAAATTGCTTGTGAGCTCCTCAATCGGGTTTCTGCCGATAGCTTATCCCTTAATTTACAAATCTTAAGCAGCTTTGCCACTCGACATGCCTGGTCAGACACCACCAGTGCTAACTATGGAATTGGGGCTACTCGTCGTTGGATTTACAGTGAGTTTCAGAAATACAGTAGGCTAAATGAAAATCGATTACGTCCCGCTTATTTCACTTTTGATGTTCTGAATAATACTTGTGGTGACCTTCATGGTACCCGAAATGTATTGGGCGTGTTGCCTGGCGCCGATACCACAGATTCCTCTATAATTCTGATAATGGCGCACATGGATTCGCGTTGTGAAGCTCGTTGTGATAGTAATTGTTTTGCACCAGGAGCGGATGATAATGGTTCGGGAACTGTTCTGGTAATGGAGCTGGCTCGGGTGCTCAGTCGCTATACTTTCGATCATACTTTGGTCTTTATGCTAACCAATGGGGAGGAGCAAGGTCTTTTGGGAGCTAGGGCATTTTCGGATTACTGTGTGAGTCAAAATATCGCGGTGAAAGCGGTGCTCAATAATGATATTGTAGGGGGGACGATCTGTGGTCAAACCGCTTCTCCTCCGGGATGCTCACCAGCGGGTGATATTGATTCGATTAGAATCCGAATGTACGCAAACCCTTTATCAGACCGTAATACCTATCAGGGTTACGCGCGCAGCGTAAAGATGAATTTTGATGAAAAGCTTCAACCAAACTTCCAAATTAAGCCTGAAATAGAATTGGTAAACCTCGAAGACCGAAGTGGTAGAGGAGGAGATCATATTGCCTTTAGAGAAAACGGATTTTTGAACCTTCGCTTTAGCTCCGCCCATGAGCATGGCAATGGAAACCCCTTAGGGACTCCCAATTATAAAGATCATCAGCATACGGGTTTGGATGAGATTGGGGTAGATCTCGATAGCAATGGAACTATCGATAGCTTTTATGTCGACTTCCATTATTTGCAGAGAAACGTGATCATAAACGGAGCTTCAGCCGCCATGATTGCCGCAGCACCGGAAACCCCCAATTTTACTCTACACAATGAAAGCACCGGACTGCGCATCGAAGTCTTGGATTCAGATTTGGCTTTTGAATATCGGGTAGGAGTTAAAAATTCAGCTGGCGCCGTTTATGATTCCGTATATCGCTTTCAGGGACGAAATTTTGTAATACCGTCTTTACAGGCGAATCAACTATATCTAATCGGATTAGCGGCTTTGGATAGTAATGGAATTATGAGCCCCTTTAGTCAGGATGAGCGCGAAGTAGCGCCGATATCCACTGCGGCTGGTCAATTAGATCCCATGCCTTATCAGTTTAACTGTATGCAGGTTTCCTTGCAGGAATGGTCCCAATATCCGGAAGGCAATGGTTTGGAAGTACTGCCTCCACGTCCGAATCCCTCCAAAGGTGAAAGTCAATTATGGTTCTGGGTAAAGGATAGCCAATGGGAAGGCCCAGCTCAATTAAAGGTTTATGATTATCAGGGGCGTAAAGTACATCAAGAGCCCATTATCTTGGAGTACGGGGCCAATAGTATTCGCTATCAGCATTCGGCCAAAAATGGCATGTTCTACTATTTCCTGGAGCAAGAAGGCCGAAGATCCATTAGTCAGCGCCTATTGGTTGAACGATCCTAA
- a CDS encoding hemolysin family protein: MEVALIIISTILASAFFSGVEIAFISSNRFHIELEQQKGTFIYRIIGYLVKNPSRFIAAMLVGNNIALVIYGLFMPLVLDPYLPLENAYLLLLVQTILSTIFILIFAEFLPKAIFSTNATSLLEFFALPSGFFYIVFAPIVWLMMGISNFVMKYILGTEEEEGQKAFNKVDLENYISERTEASDEQEDVDHEIQIFRNALDFSERKAREFMVPRTEIVAMDVEEPIGKLSEVFIDSNLSKILIHQGNVDNIIGYVHSFELFKKPEDIRSILRPVSFLPESMPAHETLNLLMRERRSIAVVLDEFGGTSGLVTIEDVVEEIFGEIDDEHDVEELLEQKVKEGEYLFSARQEIDYLNDKYNLKLPEDEAYNSLGGLIINHLESIPEKGEELRIDGFHLKMEEVSHSKIEIVRLRQTEDD; this comes from the coding sequence TTGGAAGTCGCACTGATCATCATTAGCACCATTCTCGCTTCTGCCTTTTTTTCGGGAGTAGAGATTGCTTTCATTTCTTCCAATCGCTTCCACATTGAGTTGGAGCAACAAAAGGGAACTTTCATTTACCGAATTATTGGTTATCTGGTAAAAAATCCTTCTCGATTTATTGCCGCCATGCTGGTGGGAAATAACATCGCTTTGGTTATTTATGGCTTGTTCATGCCATTGGTATTGGATCCCTATTTACCCTTGGAGAATGCCTATCTCTTGCTTTTGGTGCAAACAATCCTGAGTACGATATTCATTCTCATTTTTGCCGAATTCCTACCCAAGGCCATATTTAGTACCAATGCCACTAGCTTATTGGAGTTCTTTGCCTTGCCCAGCGGTTTCTTCTATATAGTATTTGCCCCCATTGTTTGGTTAATGATGGGCATCAGCAATTTCGTGATGAAATACATTCTCGGAACCGAGGAGGAGGAAGGACAGAAAGCCTTTAATAAGGTAGATCTCGAAAACTATATCAGTGAACGTACCGAGGCCAGTGATGAGCAAGAAGACGTGGATCATGAAATCCAGATATTCCGAAATGCCCTAGACTTTAGTGAGCGTAAAGCCCGCGAATTTATGGTGCCACGGACCGAGATTGTGGCCATGGATGTGGAGGAGCCCATCGGTAAACTCAGTGAGGTATTTATTGATAGCAATCTTTCTAAGATTCTTATTCATCAAGGGAATGTGGATAATATCATTGGCTATGTTCATTCCTTTGAGCTCTTTAAAAAACCTGAGGATATTCGTTCTATTCTTCGCCCGGTGAGCTTCTTACCAGAAAGTATGCCGGCCCATGAAACCTTAAACCTGCTAATGCGAGAGCGTCGTAGTATTGCGGTGGTTTTGGATGAGTTTGGGGGTACATCCGGATTGGTGACCATTGAAGATGTGGTGGAAGAAATTTTTGGAGAGATTGATGATGAGCATGATGTGGAAGAGCTGCTGGAGCAAAAAGTAAAGGAAGGCGAATACCTTTTTTCTGCTCGCCAGGAGATCGACTATCTTAATGATAAATACAATCTTAAACTTCCGGAAGATGAAGCCTACAATAGCTTGGGAGGTTTAATCATTAATCACTTGGAGTCGATTCCTGAGAAGGGCGAAGAACTCCGTATAGATGGCTTCCACTTGAAAATGGAAGAGGTGAGTCATAGTAAGATTGAAATCGTTCGCTTACGTCAAACTGAAGACGACTAA